A window of Deltaproteobacteria bacterium contains these coding sequences:
- a CDS encoding ribonuclease HI family protein produces the protein MSTEGEIFNLYSDGASRGNPGDAGVGVIIYDGAGDMVVTAKRYLGTCTNNEAEYRALILGLEEALKRGMRTLNIFLDSELLVRQINGQYRVKNSNLQVLMQEVRKLLSFLDTYSVEHVRREKNTAADRLANEAIDEALKGGKVL, from the coding sequence ATGAGCACTGAGGGCGAGATTTTCAACCTGTACTCGGATGGTGCGAGCCGGGGGAATCCCGGGGATGCCGGCGTGGGGGTGATCATTTATGACGGCGCCGGGGACATGGTGGTGACGGCGAAGAGATACCTGGGAACCTGTACCAACAATGAGGCAGAATATCGGGCACTTATCCTCGGTCTTGAAGAAGCCCTGAAACGGGGCATGCGGACACTGAACATCTTTCTTGATTCGGAGTTGCTCGTGAGGCAGATAAACGGCCAGTACCGGGTCAAGAACAGCAATCTGCAGGTCCTGATGCAGGAAGTCAGGAAACTCCTCTCTTTTCTCGATACTTATTCCGTAGAACACGTGCGGCGCGAAAAGAACACCGCCGCCGACCGCCTGGCGAACGAGGCCATCGACGAGGCCCTGAAAGGCGGAAAAGTCCTCTAA
- the radA gene encoding DNA repair protein RadA, which yields MAGLNKIKTAFFCQNCGHQSLKWLGRCPSCGEWNRFVEEEIGEPADTTGSRGAGFGGTALPLASIEADETDRVTTGIVDVDRVLGGGIVRGSAILLGGDPGIGKSTLLLQVLQQLAHQGMKVLYISGEESANQIRLRGKRIGASSQNLLILVEVSLENILRQIREVQPDAVVVDSIQTMYSGSLSSAPGSVGQVRESSEKLIMMSKQTGIPLFLIGHVTKEGAIAGPRVLEHMVDTVLYFEGDSGHAFRIVRSVKNRFGPTNEIGVFEMGDDGLREVANPSALFLSERPRCAAGSVVVPSMEGSRPILVEIQSLVSETTFGIPRRTTIGVDHNRVSLLAAVLEKICGLHLGNHDIYINVAGGVKLTEPAVDLGIISSIVSSFLNRPVDEGTVLCGEVGLTGEVRGVGRMESRIREAGRMGFTRCVLPKVGMQERAVGGVVKQVSIENVKDLPEVLF from the coding sequence ATGGCTGGTCTCAATAAGATAAAAACCGCCTTTTTCTGTCAAAATTGCGGTCATCAGTCTCTCAAATGGCTCGGAAGGTGTCCTTCCTGCGGTGAGTGGAACCGCTTCGTTGAAGAAGAGATCGGAGAACCCGCCGACACGACGGGTTCACGGGGGGCGGGCTTCGGCGGGACGGCCCTGCCGCTCGCTTCGATCGAGGCCGATGAGACGGACCGTGTCACGACGGGTATCGTCGATGTGGACCGGGTCCTCGGCGGAGGCATCGTCAGGGGGTCGGCGATCCTTCTGGGCGGGGATCCCGGCATCGGCAAATCGACCCTTCTTCTCCAGGTGCTCCAGCAGCTTGCTCATCAGGGGATGAAGGTCCTTTACATATCGGGAGAGGAATCGGCAAATCAGATCAGGCTTCGCGGGAAGCGGATCGGAGCATCGTCACAGAATCTGCTCATATTGGTGGAGGTATCCCTGGAGAACATCCTCAGGCAGATACGGGAGGTGCAGCCGGACGCCGTCGTCGTGGACTCCATTCAAACCATGTATTCGGGCAGCCTCTCGTCCGCGCCGGGCAGTGTCGGCCAGGTGAGGGAATCATCTGAAAAGCTCATCATGATGTCGAAACAGACGGGGATCCCCCTGTTTTTGATCGGCCACGTCACCAAGGAGGGAGCCATCGCGGGCCCCCGTGTCCTGGAACACATGGTCGACACCGTTCTCTATTTCGAAGGGGATTCGGGGCATGCATTCCGGATCGTCCGTAGCGTGAAGAACCGCTTTGGGCCGACTAACGAGATCGGTGTATTTGAGATGGGTGATGACGGTCTCCGGGAAGTTGCGAACCCTTCCGCCCTGTTCCTGTCGGAGCGGCCCCGGTGCGCGGCCGGGTCCGTTGTGGTACCGAGTATGGAAGGATCACGCCCTATCCTGGTGGAGATACAATCTCTGGTGAGCGAAACGACCTTCGGCATACCGCGTCGGACGACGATCGGTGTCGATCATAACCGGGTATCACTGCTGGCGGCGGTGCTGGAAAAGATCTGCGGTCTTCACCTCGGAAATCATGACATATATATTAACGTGGCCGGCGGGGTGAAGCTCACTGAGCCCGCCGTCGACCTGGGGATCATATCCTCCATCGTTTCAAGTTTCCTGAACCGTCCCGTCGATGAAGGGACCGTCCTGTGTGGTGAAGTAGGGCTCACCGGCGAGGTCAGGGGCGTCGGCAGGATGGAATCCCGTATCAGGGAGGCGGGCAGGATGGGATTCACCCGATGCGTCCTGCCGAAGGTCGGAATGCAGGAGCGTGCCGTTGGAGGTGTGGTGAAACAGGTCAGCATAGAAAATGTCAAGGACCTTCCGGAGGTGCTCTTCTGA
- a CDS encoding phosphoserine transaminase, which translates to MNNPNFSSGPCSKRPGWSLNVLKDSPIGRSHRSSLGKERLALAIEESKALLGIPDDYLLGIMPGSDTGAFEAALWSLLGPRSVTVLVWESFSAGWATDVEKQLKLNPTVLRADYGDIPDLSAVDWSQDVVFVANGTTSGVKIPDWDWIPEDREGLTLCDATSAVFAMRIDWQKVDVLTYSWQKCLGGEAAHGILILSPRAVERIESYDPSWPLPKIFRLKKGGRLNRAIFKGDTINTPSMICVEDYLDALEWARSVGLEGMIERSRANLRVVEEWVERTGWIDFLAGTPEIRSHTSVCLKVTDRRFNGLSEEDRLAFVKKIAGALSAANIAHDVASYKEAPPGFRLWCGPTIEPEDVRRALEGLEEVCTKAIGKLSDQ; encoded by the coding sequence ATGAATAATCCGAACTTCAGTTCCGGGCCCTGCAGCAAGCGACCCGGATGGAGCCTGAACGTATTGAAGGACAGCCCCATCGGCCGCTCGCACCGAAGCAGTCTCGGCAAGGAACGGCTTGCCCTCGCCATCGAGGAAAGCAAGGCCCTCCTCGGCATTCCCGATGACTACCTTCTGGGCATCATGCCCGGTTCGGATACGGGGGCCTTCGAGGCGGCCCTGTGGTCGCTGCTCGGACCGCGATCGGTGACGGTCCTGGTATGGGAAAGTTTCAGCGCCGGATGGGCGACGGACGTTGAAAAGCAGCTCAAGCTGAACCCGACGGTGCTGCGAGCCGACTACGGCGACATCCCCGATCTTTCGGCCGTCGACTGGTCACAGGACGTTGTCTTTGTGGCGAACGGAACCACGAGCGGGGTAAAGATCCCCGACTGGGACTGGATACCCGAAGACAGAGAGGGTCTGACCCTCTGTGACGCAACGAGCGCGGTATTTGCCATGCGGATCGACTGGCAGAAGGTCGACGTCCTGACCTATTCCTGGCAGAAGTGCCTCGGCGGGGAGGCGGCTCACGGCATTCTGATACTGAGCCCCCGGGCGGTGGAACGGATCGAGTCCTACGATCCGTCCTGGCCGCTGCCGAAGATATTCCGGCTGAAAAAGGGTGGCCGGCTGAACCGCGCCATCTTCAAGGGCGATACGATCAATACGCCTTCCATGATATGCGTGGAAGATTATCTGGACGCTCTGGAGTGGGCCCGGAGCGTCGGCCTGGAAGGAATGATCGAGCGCAGCAGGGCGAACCTGCGGGTCGTCGAAGAATGGGTGGAGCGCACCGGGTGGATAGATTTTCTCGCAGGGACACCGGAGATCCGGTCCCATACGTCCGTCTGCCTGAAGGTGACGGACCGGCGTTTCAACGGGCTTTCGGAGGAAGACCGGCTCGCGTTCGTTAAAAAGATCGCCGGCGCTCTGAGCGCGGCGAACATCGCCCATGATGTCGCCTCATACAAGGAAGCGCCGCCGGGGTTCCGCCTGTGGTGCGGTCCCACCATCGAACCGGAGGATGTGCGGCGCGCCCTGGAGGGATTGGAAGAGGTATGCACGAAGGCAATAGGTAAATTAAGCGATCAGTGA
- a CDS encoding carboxymuconolactone decarboxylase family protein: protein MSDRYQKGKELLERITGFPGTSVVDGFRDIAPDLIDWIVAFSYGDVISRPGLDLRTRQLATVAALTAMATAPPQLKVHINGALNVGCTPEEIVEVILQMTVYAGFPAVINALSLAREVFGARGMK, encoded by the coding sequence ATGAGTGATCGTTATCAGAAAGGGAAAGAACTGCTGGAACGGATAACCGGATTTCCCGGGACATCGGTGGTGGACGGTTTCAGGGACATTGCGCCTGACCTGATCGACTGGATCGTCGCGTTTTCCTACGGTGATGTCATTTCCCGACCGGGGCTTGATCTGCGGACCCGCCAGCTTGCAACGGTTGCGGCGCTGACGGCCATGGCCACGGCGCCACCCCAGTTGAAGGTTCATATCAACGGTGCGCTGAATGTGGGCTGCACTCCGGAAGAGATCGTCGAGGTGATCCTTCAGATGACCGTCTATGCCGGATTCCCCGCCGTGATAAACGCTCTCTCTCTTGCACGTGAGGTGTTCGGCGCCCGTGGTATGAAATAA
- a CDS encoding phosphoglycerate dehydrogenase: MKKVLVSDTLAREGIEILEQAPEIEVDVMTNLTPDELRGIIKNYDGLVIRSATRVTKDIVEAASNLKVIGRAGIGLDNVDVEAASKRGIMVMNTPGGNTNTTAEHTITMMLSLARRVPQATMSMKSGKWEKKKFMGAEVFNKTLGIIGTGRVGSIVASRAQGLKMNVIAYDPFISPEAAEKLGITLVPFEELLAKSDFISVHTPLTEETKNLINADSIERMKNNVFIVNCARGGIINEQDLYEALVAGKVAGAALDVFAEEPTKNEALVALENVICTPHLGASTDEAQRNVAIAVAEQIVDYLTKGEIRNAVNFPSVSAEVLNSIRPYVALAEKLGMLEAQIVTGGIEEVRVEFCGEILNYDVTPLTIALIKGLLTPILKENINYINAPFIAKDRGIRVVESKSSESVDYTSMISLTVKTSKEEGFAAGAIFGRRDPRIVKIGKFPLDVIPEGHLVLLYNNDKPGVIGNIGTTLGNSGINIARLHLGREQIDGKALVVLSTDTMVTDAALKQLRELPHVISITRIEM; this comes from the coding sequence ATGAAAAAGGTGCTGGTAAGCGACACCCTTGCCCGGGAAGGGATTGAAATACTTGAGCAGGCCCCGGAGATCGAAGTCGACGTAATGACCAATCTCACCCCTGATGAGCTCAGGGGTATCATAAAGAATTACGACGGGCTCGTCATCAGAAGCGCCACCCGGGTGACGAAGGACATCGTAGAAGCGGCAAGCAACCTGAAGGTCATCGGCCGCGCGGGGATCGGCCTCGACAATGTTGATGTGGAAGCCGCAAGCAAGCGGGGCATCATGGTCATGAACACGCCGGGAGGAAATACCAACACCACGGCGGAACATACGATCACGATGATGCTTTCCCTGGCACGCCGGGTCCCCCAGGCAACCATGTCGATGAAATCAGGAAAGTGGGAAAAGAAAAAGTTCATGGGCGCCGAGGTCTTCAACAAGACCCTCGGCATCATCGGAACGGGACGGGTGGGGTCCATCGTCGCGAGCCGCGCCCAGGGACTGAAAATGAACGTCATCGCCTACGATCCCTTCATTTCACCGGAAGCGGCGGAGAAACTGGGGATCACCCTGGTACCCTTTGAAGAGCTTCTGGCAAAATCCGACTTTATCTCCGTCCACACCCCGCTGACGGAAGAAACGAAGAACCTGATCAACGCCGACAGCATCGAGCGCATGAAAAACAACGTGTTCATCGTGAATTGCGCCCGGGGAGGCATCATAAACGAGCAGGACCTTTACGAAGCCCTGGTCGCCGGCAAGGTGGCCGGTGCCGCGCTCGACGTCTTCGCGGAAGAACCGACAAAGAACGAAGCCCTGGTCGCTCTTGAAAACGTCATCTGCACCCCCCACCTGGGGGCATCCACCGACGAGGCACAGCGCAATGTCGCCATCGCCGTGGCGGAGCAGATAGTGGACTACCTGACAAAGGGCGAGATCAGGAACGCCGTCAACTTCCCATCCGTCAGCGCCGAGGTGCTGAACAGCATCCGCCCCTACGTGGCGCTTGCCGAGAAGCTGGGCATGCTTGAGGCGCAGATCGTCACCGGCGGCATCGAGGAGGTGCGGGTGGAGTTTTGCGGCGAGATACTGAATTACGACGTCACGCCCCTCACCATAGCCCTTATCAAAGGTCTCCTGACGCCCATACTGAAGGAAAACATAAATTACATCAACGCCCCCTTCATCGCCAAGGACCGGGGCATCAGGGTCGTGGAATCGAAAAGCAGCGAATCGGTGGATTACACGAGCATGATATCTCTCACCGTAAAAACATCGAAAGAGGAAGGGTTCGCGGCGGGGGCGATCTTCGGTCGCCGGGACCCGCGTATCGTCAAGATCGGTAAATTCCCTCTCGACGTCATTCCCGAAGGGCACCTGGTGCTTCTTTACAACAATGACAAACCCGGCGTTATCGGCAACATCGGCACGACCCTCGGCAACAGCGGCATAAATATCGCCCGCCTCCACCTTGGCCGGGAACAGATCGACGGGAAGGCCCTGGTCGTTCTCAGCACGGACACCATGGTAACCGACGCGGCCCTGAAGCAACTGAGGGAACTCCCCCATGTGATATCGATAACGCGGATCGAAATGTAA
- a CDS encoding DMT family transporter, whose product MDRFAVDANAAGSVKSTRGSMSRDELIGIVSLVGGVGCFSTVEVVSKIIGARVDPLVLTFLRFFVTGVTLLILSIPLLRLRLERFTLRDYGIFCLNGLIGVALAISIFHTAILVLDKAASAAVVFSVNPVFVILCARFINNESWTARTWFATVFGVCGVLCFAFESGDFTAGSVAGLALMILSALCFALSVCISRRVVGRYGAMVLMGYSALFGSFMLLPVALLRLTPQGIQGLADTWVFVTYLSLVGTALAYVLYYFGLLNTSAQKGGLAFFLKPVLASILAVLILKESLNWYMIVGTALILSGLVLVLAAPRRWLRPGA is encoded by the coding sequence GTGGATCGGTTTGCAGTGGATGCGAACGCCGCCGGGTCAGTGAAAAGCACCCGAGGTTCCATGTCCCGCGATGAATTGATCGGAATCGTCAGTCTTGTCGGCGGTGTCGGCTGCTTCAGCACCGTCGAGGTCGTCAGTAAGATCATCGGTGCCCGCGTGGACCCACTGGTGCTTACCTTCCTGCGGTTCTTCGTGACGGGCGTGACCCTTCTCATCCTGTCGATACCACTCCTGCGGCTCCGCCTTGAAAGATTCACCCTCCGTGATTACGGTATCTTCTGTCTTAACGGATTAATCGGTGTCGCCCTCGCCATATCCATCTTTCATACGGCCATCCTTGTTCTGGACAAGGCGGCGTCGGCGGCTGTCGTCTTCAGCGTGAATCCCGTTTTTGTGATCCTCTGTGCCCGCTTCATCAACAATGAGAGCTGGACCGCCAGGACCTGGTTTGCCACGGTCTTTGGTGTCTGTGGCGTTCTCTGCTTTGCTTTTGAGTCCGGGGATTTTACGGCGGGGTCCGTCGCCGGACTGGCGCTGATGATACTCTCCGCCCTGTGCTTCGCTCTCAGCGTCTGCATTTCGCGACGAGTGGTGGGGCGTTACGGGGCCATGGTCCTCATGGGGTACTCGGCCCTTTTCGGCAGTTTCATGCTCCTTCCCGTCGCGCTCCTGCGATTGACGCCACAGGGGATCCAGGGGCTGGCGGATACGTGGGTCTTCGTAACCTACCTTTCACTGGTGGGAACGGCGCTGGCATATGTGCTCTATTATTTTGGCCTCCTCAACACGTCGGCGCAAAAGGGCGGACTGGCATTTTTCCTGAAGCCGGTCCTGGCATCGATACTGGCGGTGCTGATACTGAAGGAATCGCTGAACTGGTATATGATCGTCGGAACGGCGCTCATCCTGTCGGGGCTGGTTCTCGTCCTGGCCGCCCCGCGGAGGTGGCTCAGACCCGGAGCGTGA
- a CDS encoding PilZ domain-containing protein, translating to MKPEHVEPIQKTVHPNEKGEASVVCTQCGQRLKLDRPENKDPNEAFRSIVSCDQCGCTYDVLVNFRHGGRKSTNLTGICTTLATDKTEDHDNFNNISGIIVENISKTGIGFTLKHLIDIKIGDTVKVKFVLNNNKKTVIDRTVVVQRIDNRFVGAKFTRPIDAGEKDLAFYLL from the coding sequence ATGAAACCCGAGCATGTTGAACCGATCCAGAAAACCGTCCATCCAAATGAAAAAGGCGAAGCCTCGGTCGTGTGCACTCAGTGTGGCCAAAGACTGAAACTGGACCGTCCTGAGAACAAGGATCCGAATGAAGCTTTCAGGTCAATAGTTTCCTGTGATCAGTGTGGGTGTACTTATGATGTGCTGGTAAACTTCAGACATGGAGGACGCAAAAGTACAAATTTGACGGGTATCTGCACAACTCTGGCCACTGATAAAACAGAAGATCACGATAATTTCAACAACATCTCCGGCATAATAGTGGAAAATATATCAAAGACCGGTATCGGGTTCACATTAAAGCATCTGATCGACATCAAAATCGGTGACACGGTAAAAGTAAAATTCGTACTGAATAACAATAAAAAAACGGTGATCGATAGAACCGTGGTAGTACAAAGAATCGACAACAGATTCGTCGGGGCAAAATTTACCCGCCCGATCGATGCCGGGGAGAAAGACCTGGCCTTTTATTTACTCTGA